A portion of the Glycine max cultivar Williams 82 chromosome 10, Glycine_max_v4.0, whole genome shotgun sequence genome contains these proteins:
- the LOC102659625 gene encoding uncharacterized protein produces the protein MDLLEQFRDLRLACEVTPNSVRLGTLRITSELLGDIKEGQKTNPFLRTQLEAIELGRDNSFNVGSDGVLRLQGLPRTPRGLDSIWVIVDRLTKYAHFVPINIRFSLEKLTSLYISEIEALYGRRCRTPLCWLKPGEGLTLGPEVVQQTTEKVKLIQERMRTAQSKQKSYQDKRRKDLAFEVGDHVFLRVTLWTGVGRALKSRKLTPRFIGPFQILKRVGPVAYQISLPPSLSNLHNVFHVSQLRKYIHDPSHVVELDDVQVKENLTYETLPLRIEDR, from the exons ATGGATCTCCTAGAACAATTTAGAGACCTTAGGCTTGCATGTGAGGTTACTCCTAATAGTGTGAGATTAGGCACTTTGAGGATCACTAGTGAGTTACTAGGAGATATTAAGGAAGGCCAGAAGACTAATCCTTTTCTGAGGACCCAGCTAGAAGCTATAGAGTTAGGAAGAGATAATAGTTTCAATGTTGGATCAGATGGAGTCTTGAGACTTCAAG GACTACCTAGAACCCCTAGAGGTTTAGATTCTATCTGGGTTATTGTTGACAGACTGACCAAGTATGCTCACTTTGTTCCCATTAATATTAGATTTTCCTTGGAGAAGTTGACCTCCTTGTATATTAGTGAGATT GAAGCtttgtatggtagaaggtgtaggACACCCCTATGTTGGTTAAAGCCCGGAGAAGGCCTCACCTTAGGACCTGAAGTGGTACAACAAACCACCGAGAAGGTCAAGTTGATCCAAGAAAGGATGAGGACTGCTCAGAGTAAGCAGAAAAGTTATCAGGATAAGAGGAGGAAAGATCTAGCATTcgaggttggtgatcatgtattcttaaGAGTCACTTTGTGGACTGGAGTTGGTCGAGCATTGAAATCCCGAAAACTCACACCTCGCTTTATCggtcctttccaaattcttaagAGAGTTGGTCCTGTGGCATACCAAATTTCATTACCCCCGTctctttctaatcttcacaatgtATTTCATGTATCTCAACTCCGTAAGTATATCCATGATCCATCTCATGTGGTCGAATTGGATGACGTACAAGTAAAAGAgaacttgacatatgaaacattgcctTTGAGGATCGAGGATAGGTGA